A single window of Nicotiana sylvestris chromosome 5, ASM39365v2, whole genome shotgun sequence DNA harbors:
- the LOC138868924 gene encoding secreted RxLR effector protein 161-like, translating to MDETGSLVNQTMYRGIIGSLLYLTDSRPDINFSVGLCARFQSNSKESYLKVAKRILRYLKGTQDSVLYYPSGDNFNLIGYVGAEYLDYLVDKKSTFGMTHFLGSCLVFWGTRKQNLVALSTAEAEYVAAASCCARLLWIKQHWRILGYTPYFIVR from the coding sequence atggatgaaactggatcccttgtgaatcaaaccatgtatagaggaattattgggtctcttctctatctcacTGATAGTAGACCTGATATTAACTTCAGTGTGgggctatgtgcaaggtttcaatcaaattcCAAGGAATCTTATTTGAAGGTTGCCAAAAGAATTCTAAGATATCTTAAAGGAACACAGGACTCGGTCCTTTATTATCCCTCAGGTGACAATTTTAATCTAATTGGATATGTTGGTGCAGAATATTTAGATTATCTTGTGGACAAGAAAAGCACTTTTGGAATGACTCACTTCCTAGGTTCATGTCTCGTCTTTTGGggtacaaggaagcaaaacttagtggctctttcaacagctgaagcagaatatgtagctGCAGCATCCTGTTGTGCTCGACTTCTTTGGATTAAGCAGCATTGGAGGATTTTGGG
- the LOC138868925 gene encoding uncharacterized protein → MATPPNFEEGQSTYRPPRFNGQYYGCWKTRMHDFIMAEDFELWDVICDGPYVPTKELTIEELLGNLKTYEMKRKIDSERREPKKEKNLVLKADSNDSSEEDSGMAYLTKRFQKMVRINGEMLKRGSSSKPKTYDLCHKCGKLGHFIKDCPLLKQEFSEYNPEKAAKRNSVPLKDFKRKRSADNVVKQALVAWGFL, encoded by the exons ATGGctactccaccaaattttgaagaaggtcaatctacatacagaccacccaggttcaatggacaatactatgggtgctggaagacaagaatgcatgactttatcatggctgaggattTTGAGCTATGGGATGTAATATGTGACGGTCCTTATGTCCCAACAAAG GAGTTGACCATAGAAGAGCTGCTTGGAAATCTGAAAacctacgagatgaagaggaagatagacagtgaaagaagagaaccaaagaaagaaaagaacctggtactcaaagctgatagcaatgactcaagtgaggaggaCAGTGGCATGGCTTACTTAACtaaaagatttcagaagatggtcagaatAAATGGAGAAATGCTAAAAAGGGGCAGCTCTAGCAAACCAAAAACCTATGATCTATGTCATAAGTGTGGAAAACTTGGGCACTTCATCAAAGACTGTCCTCTCCTGAAGCAAGAATTCTCCGAGTACAACCCTGAGAAAGCAGCTAAGAGGAACTCGGTTCCTCTCAAGGACTTCAAAAGAAAGAGATCTGCTGACAATGTGGTGAAACAGGCTCTTGTAGCATGGGGGTTCCTCtag